A single genomic interval of Penicillium psychrofluorescens genome assembly, chromosome: 2 harbors:
- a CDS encoding uncharacterized protein (ID:PFLUO_003981-T1.cds;~source:funannotate), translating into MASASDDTFKPMVLDFDRQWWREIIIYEIYVQSFQDSNGDGIGDLRGIIQRLDYVKNLGVDMIWLTPIYVSPLEDQGYDIANYKELNPMYGTMKDWEDLCAEVHRRGMKMMMDMVFNHTSSQHEWFLESKKNKTNPKRDWYFWRKGRTGKNGERLPPNNWESMFGGPGWKYDESTDEWYMHLFSPSQPDLNWDNPDVRNAVYDVIDFWGKKGTDGFRFDVINLVSKTPGLPDAPIKFPDKFEQPATEMYTNGPNIHKYMHEMNRKVLCKYSNCTVGEMPCGVNEYEASEYVAKERQELSMVFQFDHMNLDGANGDKWQPRKWELWEYERVLRVWQQHMLGNHGWSSLYMENHDQPRAVSRFGNSDVRFRAVSTKMLATVLFALRGTVFLYQGQELGTPHPQNWKIEDYPDIETQEWYKAQYKLRKEKEPNKEPDMKDTMDVIRLKSRDNARTPMPWDNSTHGSFTTASKPWIRMNDEYPEINVQSQEQDPDSALNYFKKLVHMRKQHPLMFYGAYVPVNPTDPKVFSFLRCQGPWRTLVFCNWTSETTEFEIPTEIDVDLAVMLIANYKVEDDPLKHKVKLQPYEARIYSLRN; encoded by the exons ATGGCATCTGCATCCGACGACACCTTCAAGCCGATGGTTCTCGACTTCGACCGCCAATGGTGGCGGGAGATCATCATCTACGAGATCTATGTGCAGTCGTTCCAGGACAGCAACGGCGACGGAATCGGTGACCTCCGCGGCATCATCCAGCGACTCGACTATGTCAAGAACCTCGGTGTTGATATGATCTGGTTGACGCCGATCTATGTGTCGCCTCTCGAGGACCAGGGGTATGATATCGCCAATTACAAGGAGTTGAACCCGATGTACGGAACGATGAAGGATTGGGAGGACCTGTGCGCTGAGGTGCATAGGAGGggaatgaagatgatgatggatatGGTGTTTAACCATACCAGTTCTCAG CATGAATGGTTCCTCGAGTCgaaaaagaacaagaccAATCCCAAACGAGACTGGTATTTCTGGCGCAAGGGACGCACTGGCAAGAACGGGGAGCGTCTGCCTCCGAACAATTGGGAGAGCATGTTTGGAG GTCCGGGATGGAAGTACGATGAGTCCACCGACGAGTGGT ATATGCATCTGTTTTCGCCATCGCAGCCAGACCTCAACTGGGACAACCCCGATGTCCGAAACGCGGTATACGACGTGATCGACTTTTGGGGCAAGAAGGGCACGGATGGGTTCCGA TTCGATGTCATCAACCTGGTCTCCAAGACACCAGGTCTCCCAGACGCGCCGATCAAGTTTCCCGACAAGTTCGAGCAGCCCGCAACGGAAATGTACACGAACGG CCCGAATATCCACAAGTACATGCACGAAATGAACCGCAAGGTTCTGTGTAAATACAGCAACTGCACAGTCGGCGAGATGCCCTGCGGCGTGAACGAATACGAGGCCAGCGAGTACGTAGCCAAAGAACGCCAGGAGCTCTCGATGGTCTTCCAATTCGATCACATGAACCTGGACGGCGCCAACGGCGACAAGTGGCAGCCCCGGAAATGGGAGCTGTGGGAGTACGAGCGGGTGCTGCGGGTTTGGCAGCAGCATATGCTTGGAAATCACG GTTGGAGCTCCTTGTACATGGAGAACCACGACCAGCCGCGCGCAGTGTCCCGCTTCGGCAATTCAGATGTGCGCTTCCGCGCCGTGTCGACGAAGATGCTCGCCACCGTGCTGTTTGCACTCCGCGGAACTGTATTCCTATACCAGGGCCAAGAGCTCGGCACGCCGCACCCACAGAactggaagatcgaggactATCCCGACATCGAGACGCAAGAATGGTACAAAGC TCAATACAAACTGcgcaaagagaaagagccCAACAAAGAACCAGATATGAAGGACACTATGGACGTCATCCGACTGAAAAGCCGCGATAACGCGCGCACCCCGATGCCGTGGGACAACTCGACGCACGGCTCTTTCACCACGGCGTCCAAGCCGTGGATCAGGATGAACGACGAGTACCCCGAGATCAACGTGCAGTCGCAGGAACAGGATCCGGACTCGGCGCTGAACTACTTCAAGAAGCTGGTTCATATGCGCAAGCAGCATCCGCTGATG TTCTACGGAGCCTATGTTCCGGTGAATCCCACGGATCCCAAAGTCTTCTCGTTCCTGCGGTGCCAGGGCCCGTGGCGCACGCTGGTCTTCTGTAACTGGACATCGGAAACAACCGAGTTTGAGATCCCGACGGAAATTGACGTCGACCTGGCCGTCATGCTGATTGCCAATTATAAGGTTGAAGATGATCCGCTGAAGCACAAGGTCAAGCTGCAGCCGTATGAGGCGCGCATTTACTCGCTTCGGAATTAG
- a CDS encoding uncharacterized protein (ID:PFLUO_003983-T1.cds;~source:funannotate), with product MTPSYEDDFRYTDTTTVSAVMVSLQNAGAFIAALGIFPISERFGRKYTIQLAMLIFCIGVTLEVVPSHSLVCFYIGRVISGFGLGASTAVVPAYSAEMSPKEIRGKLGGAMQCLFALGVMISYWIDYGVETTLPAISKQWQIPVGLQMVPAAVLGLGLLTVPESTRWLAKKGRIEEAWQSLKWIRASDGPEVKAEFTEIQIGLEEELRATEGLKKRELLEPANRYRLALAFFMFLAQQCTGMTSLAYFGPQFFKTIVGSNNSQSLLITGLFGAEKFVAVTVYLLFFSEMWGRKPTLVISAFLMTLCFVIVTILNHTTVAVTASGPTNAGRATVAMIFLTNAVYQFSWGPLPWPYCAEIFPTRIREVGVSVAVSTQWLFNFMFSLVTPYMIASWGSYTFLFFAGCDIAMGLIVFFFAKETKGKSLEEMETLFHSKAAFDVTAARNKGLTSDDVDGAHVGAKDA from the exons ATGACACCG TCTTACGAAGATGACTTTCGCTACACCGACACAACAACTGTTAGTGCAGTGATGGTTAGTCTACAGAACGCAGGCGCCTTTATCGCGGCTTTGGGTATCTTCCCTATCTCCGAGCGATTCGGGCGCAAGTACACCATCCAACTCGCCATGCTGATTTTCTGCATTGGTGTTACTCTTGAGGTTGTCCCTTCGCACTCGCTGGTCTGTTTCTACATCGGTCGGGTTATTAGTGGGTTTGGCCTCGGTGCATCTACAGCAGTTGTCCCTGCATATAGCGCCGAGATGTCGCCTAAGGAGATCCGCGGCAAGCTTGGCGGTGCCATGCAGTGTCTATTTGCTCTAGGCGTTATGATCAGCTACTGGATTGATTATGGAGTCGAAACGACTTTGCCAGCGATTTCTAAGCAGTGGCAGATCCCAGTTGGACTACAGATGGTGCCAGCCGCAGTTCTGGGTCTTGGTCTGCTTACTGTGCCTGAAAGTACGCGCTGGCTAGCTAAGAAGGGGCGGATTGAAGAAGCCTGGCAGAGTTTGAAATGGATTCGCGCTAGCGATG GCCCCGAAGTGAAAGCCGAGTTCACCGAGATCCAAATTggccttgaagaagaacTAAGGGCCACCGAGGGCCTTAAGAAGCGCGAACTTCTTGAGCCCGCAAATCGCTACCGGCTTGCTCTCGCCTTTTTCATGTTCTTAGCCCAGCAGTGCACGGGTATGACCTCGCTCGCGTACTTTGGCCCGCAATTCTTCAAGACTATTGTTGGCAGTAACAATAGCCAGTCTCTGCTCATCACGGGTCTCTTTGGCGCCGAGAAGTTCGTCGCTGTCACTGTTTAcctcttgttcttctcggaGATGTGGGGACGCAAACCGACCCTTGTGATATCTGCTTTTCTAATGACCCTCTGTTTCGTGATTGTGACCATCCTCAACCATACCACGGTGGCCGTAACCGCATCAGGCCCGACAAACGCCGGAAGAGCAACCGTGGCGATGATTTTTCTTACTAACGCCGTCTACCAATTCAGTTGGGGCCCACTGCCGTGGCCGTACTGTGCCGAG ATTTTCCCGACTCGCATCCGTGAGGTTGGAGTTTCAGTCGCCGTATCTACACAGTGGCTCTTCAACTTCATGTTTTCGCTCGTCACACCTTACATGATCGCATCCTGGGGCAGCTATACCTTCCTCTTTTTCGCTGGCTGTGATATTGCCATGGGGTTGATcgtctttttcttcgcaAAGGAGACCAAGGGGAAGAGTTTGGAAGAGATGGAAACTCTCTTCCACAGTAAGGCTGCTTTCGATGTGACTGCTGCAAGAAACAAGGGGCTGACATCTGACGATGTCGACGGTGCACACGTCGGAGCTAAGGATGCTTAA
- a CDS encoding uncharacterized protein (ID:PFLUO_003982-T1.cds;~source:funannotate), translating to MGSSENSGTAKDSEDVDSLDNLLWWQKASIYQVLIQSFQDTNGDGKGDIRGIMERLDYFVALGVDVIWISPIYESPMCDMGYDISDYRKVNPIFGTMEDMELLVQETHNRGLKIILDIALNHTADTHEWFQTSRRARKNPRLGKRDWYFWSPGKLDEQGKQVPPNNWESTFSGSTWEFDEEAGEFYLQDLHIFGKNQPDLNWDCEEVRQELYSVLRFWLDKGIDGFRLDTMNLVSKTSAFPDAPISKCGSTWQPANYLFANGPHIHEYLQEMHEQVFAHYDVVTLAEMSCGVTPCQALQYTSKHKPRPEVNLIIQFQHVELDCQDGDKWMLREWELPELKRVIAEWQETLVNNGGWNTVWMENHDQPRGISRFTTNTPRFRALCAKLLALWQFTLQGTNLIFQGQELGMVNPDTFSEDMNRDIETIQYWNEACENASSGEADKLDLAKKAIIQKGRDNTRIPFPWTDDPHGGFCEPTAKPWIPAFNHESEWCGIHQQRCPESVWTFYQSMITLRKSNPTLYHGTFEALDLDNPLIWAYKRESKHACYLTVLNFSPGATSWSYVDHGVDLSLRKMLISNHQTCEATSTPDIILLRPFEGRLYQLSCNSQ from the exons ATGGGGAGTAGCGAAAACTCAGGCACAGCGAAAGACTCTGAAGATGTCGACAGTTTAGACAACCTGCTCTGGTGGCAGAAAGCAAGCATATATCAGGTGCTTATCCAGAGCTTCCAAGACACCAACGGAGATGGCAAAGGGGACATTCGCGGCATCATGGAGCGGCTCGATTATTTCGTCGCATTAGGTGTCGATGTCATATGGATCTCTCCGATTTATGAATCGCCCATGTGTGACATGGG GTATGATATTAGTGACTATCGCAAAGTCAACCCTATTTTCGGCACGATGGAAGACATGGAGTTGCTGGTACAGGAAACACATAACCGTGGTCTGAAGATTATTCTCGATATCGCCTTGAACCACACCGCAGACACG CACGAATGGTTCCAAACCTCCAGACGCGCTCGCAAGAACCCTCGTCTCGGAAAGCGAGACTGGTATTTCTGGAGCCCAGGGAAGCTGGACGAGCAAGGGAAACAGGTTCCGCCAAATAACTGGGAGAGTACTTTTTCCG GATCAACATGGGAGTTTGACGAGGAAGCCGGCGAGTTCT ATCTCCAAGATTTGCACATATTTGGGAAAAACCAACCCGATCTCAACTGGGACTGTGAAGAAGTTCGACAAGAGCTATACAGTGTACTAAGATTCTGGCTGGACAAAGGAATTGATGGATTCCGG CTGGACACGATGAATCTCGTGTCTAAAACCTCTGCATTCCCCGATGCTCCAATCTCAAAGTGCGGGAGTACGTGGCAGCCAGCCAATTATCTATTTGCCAACGG ACCACACATCCATGAATATCTACAAGAAATGCACGAGCAGGTTTTCGCCCACTACGACGTCGTGACACTGGCCGAGATGTCCTGCGGAGTCACCCCATGCCAAGCACTCCAGTATACATCGAAGCACAAGCCTCGGCCGGAAGTCAACCTCATCATCCAATTCCAGCATGTGGAGCTGGATTGTCAAGATGGAGACAAGTGGATGCTTCGGGAATGGGAACTTCCAGAATTGAAACGAGTCATCGCCGAGTGGCAAGAGACTTTGGTCAACAACGGCGGTTGGAACAcggtctggatggagaaCCACGATCAGCCGAGAGGCATCTCTCGTTTCACCACCAATACCCCGCGTTTCCGGGCATTGTGTGCTAAGCTGTTGGCTCTATGGCAGTTCACGCTGCAGGGAACGAACCTCATCTTTCAAGGCCAAGAGCTGGGAATGGTCAATCCCGATACCTTCTCGGAGGACATGAATCGGGACATCGAAACGATCCAATACTGGAATGA GGCATGTGAAAATGCGAGTTCAGGCGAGGCCGACAAACTGGATCTTGCAAAAAAAGCAATCATCCAGAAAGGCCGAGACAATACCCGGATCCCGTTTCCT TGGACCGACGACCCGCACGGCGGGTTCTGTGAGCCAACTGCAAAGCCATGGATTCCAGCTTTCAATCACGAGAGCGAATGGTGCGGAATCCATCAGCAGCGCTGTCCCGAATCAGTGTGGACCTTCTATCAGTCGATGATCACACTGCGCAAATCCAATCCAACTCTA TACCATGGGACCTTCGAAGCCCTAGACCTCGACAATCCCCTCATCTGGGCCTACAAGCGAGAGTCCAAGCATGCATGCTACCTGACGGTGCTCAACTTCAGTCCCGGCGCGACTTCGTGGAGCTATGTGGACCATGGTGTGGACTTGTCGCTTCGCAAGATGCTCATCTCGAATCACCAAACGTGCGAGGCAACTTCGACGCCGGATATCATTCTACTGCGGCCATTTGAGGGGCGGCTGTACCAGCTTAGTTGTAACTCGCAGTAG